The following are from one region of the Girardinichthys multiradiatus isolate DD_20200921_A chromosome 9, DD_fGirMul_XY1, whole genome shotgun sequence genome:
- the LOC124873530 gene encoding uncharacterized protein LOC124873530 has protein sequence MVEKSFTKPLGLTLIVAANMFFYGPTHADVRGVVGQNISLQFTFNSSISNYSRIGVYKCTDKEQKISEYPNYKNAFEIYPENSSIRFHITNLSLNHAEIYWATLFKTSINELSEKVQLTVRVENRSTPVPPVLSTITKTTTSGSSSFFSSRVVTAFVVFPFLLLAALLSFLVICLVKAKDQTQERPQRTSNPTIEETVEVSVNTARPSLVYSVLEFSKRPPSALGFSQNDTEYATVSYLPEKKPRPHTNK, from the exons ATGGTTGAAAAGAGCTTCACGAAGCCTCTCGGGTTAACTTTAATTGTTGCAGCTAACATGTTTTTCTATG GCCCCACCCATGCAGACGTCCGTGGGGTTGTCGGCCAAAACATCTCACTACAGTTTACATTTAACTCTTCCATCAGCAATTACAGTCGCATTGGTGTCTATAAATGTACAGACAAGGAACAAAAAATCTCTGAATATCCAAATTACAAAAATGCATTTGAGATTTACCCTGAAAATTCTTCTATACGTTTTCACATTACAAATCTGAGCCTAAACCATGCTGAAATTTActgggccactttgtttaagaCTTCCATAAATGAATTAAGTGAAAAAGTGCAGCTGACTGTTCGAGTGGAGAACCGAAGCACCCCAG TTCCTCCAGTGCTGAGCACCATCACCAAAACAACAACCAGTGGAAGTTCCAGTTTCTTTTCCTCTCGTGTTGTCACAGCTTTTGTGgtttttccatttcttctgTTAGCTGCATTACTTTCCTTCTTGGTCATCTGTCTTGTCAAAGCAAAAG ACCAAACACAAGAAAGACCGCAAAGAACCTCAAATCCTACAATAGAG GAAACGGTAGAGGTGTCAGTCAACACTGCTAGACCGTCACTGGTCTACAGCGTCCTGGAGTTCTCTAAGAGACCTCCATCAGCTCTGGGGTTTAGTCAGAATGATACAGAATACGCCACTGTCAGCTACCTTCCAGAAAAGAAGCCAAGGCCCCACACAAATAAGTGA